Proteins encoded within one genomic window of Citrobacter amalonaticus Y19:
- a CDS encoding sn-glycerol-3-phosphate import ATP-binding protein UgpC translates to MAGLKLQAVTKSWDGKTQVIQPLTLDVADGEFIVMVGPSGCGKSTLLRMVAGLERVTSGDIWIDRQRVTEMEPKDRGIAMVFQNYALYPHMSVEENMAWGLKIRGMGKGHIEQRVKEAARILELDGLLKRRPRELSGGQRQRVAMGRAIVRDPAVFLFDEPLSNLDAKLRVQMRLELQHLHRRLKTTSLYVTHDQVEAMTLAQRVMVMNKGIAEQIGTPVEVYEKPASRFVASFIGSPAMNLLEGRISHAGTHFELESGMALPVNWFYRGYAGRKMTLGIRPEHIALSSQAEGGVPLVMDTLEMLGADNLAHGRWGDQKLVVRLAHQERPKAGSTLWLHLPENHLHLFDGETGQRV, encoded by the coding sequence ATGGCAGGTTTAAAATTACAGGCAGTAACCAAAAGCTGGGATGGTAAAACCCAGGTGATTCAACCGCTGACGCTGGACGTGGCGGACGGTGAATTCATTGTGATGGTCGGCCCATCCGGCTGTGGGAAATCAACGCTTCTGCGGATGGTGGCTGGACTGGAACGCGTCACCAGCGGCGATATCTGGATCGATCGTCAGCGGGTGACCGAAATGGAGCCAAAAGATCGCGGGATCGCGATGGTCTTCCAGAACTATGCGCTCTACCCGCATATGAGCGTGGAAGAGAACATGGCGTGGGGGCTGAAAATCCGTGGGATGGGCAAGGGTCATATCGAGCAGCGAGTGAAAGAAGCGGCGCGTATTCTCGAACTGGACGGTCTGCTCAAACGTCGTCCGCGCGAACTTTCCGGCGGCCAGCGTCAGCGCGTGGCGATGGGGCGCGCCATTGTGCGCGATCCCGCGGTGTTCCTGTTTGATGAGCCGCTCTCTAACCTGGATGCCAAACTGCGCGTGCAGATGCGCCTGGAACTCCAGCATCTGCACCGTCGCCTGAAAACCACCTCGCTGTACGTGACCCACGATCAGGTCGAAGCGATGACGCTCGCCCAGCGCGTGATGGTGATGAACAAAGGCATTGCCGAGCAGATTGGCACGCCGGTGGAGGTTTACGAAAAACCGGCCAGCCGCTTTGTGGCGAGCTTTATTGGCAGTCCGGCGATGAACCTGCTGGAAGGGCGCATCAGCCATGCGGGTACGCACTTCGAACTGGAGAGCGGCATGGCGCTACCGGTGAACTGGTTTTATCGCGGCTATGCCGGGCGTAAAATGACACTGGGTATCCGCCCGGAACATATTGCGCTAAGCTCGCAGGCGGAAGGCGGCGTGCCGCTGGTGATGGACACGCTGGAGATGCTGGGCGCGGACAACCTGGCGCACGGTCGCTGGGGCGATCAAAAGCTGGTGGTGCGTCTGGCCCATCAGGAGCGCCCAAAGGCAGGCAGCACGCTGTGGCTGCATCTGCCGGAAAATCATTTGCACCTTTTTGACGGTGAAACAGGACAACGTGTATGA
- the ugpE gene encoding sn-glycerol-3-phosphate ABC transporter permease UgpE, with protein sequence MIENRRGLTIFSHTMLILGIVVILFPLYVAFVAATLDNNAVFETPMTLIPGTHLLENMKNIWVNGVGVNSAPFWLMMLNSFIMAFGITVGKIAVSMLSAFAIVWFRFPLRNLFFWMIFITLMLPVEVRIFPTVEVIANLKMLDSYAGLTLPLMASATATFLFRQFFMTLPDELIEAARIDGASPMRFFRDIVLPLSKTNLAALFVITFIYGWNQYLWPLLIITDVNLGTAVAGIKGMIATGEGTTLWNQVMAAMLLTLIPPVVIVLAMQRAFVRGLVDSEK encoded by the coding sequence ATGATTGAGAACCGTCGCGGGCTGACGATATTCAGCCACACCATGCTGATACTGGGGATTGTCGTGATTTTGTTCCCGCTGTACGTCGCGTTTGTCGCGGCGACGCTGGACAACAACGCGGTGTTTGAAACGCCGATGACGCTCATCCCCGGCACGCATCTGCTGGAAAACATGAAAAACATCTGGGTCAACGGCGTCGGTGTAAACAGCGCGCCGTTCTGGTTGATGATGCTCAACAGCTTCATCATGGCGTTTGGCATTACGGTGGGGAAAATCGCGGTCTCGATGCTCTCTGCCTTTGCCATCGTCTGGTTTCGTTTTCCGCTGCGTAACCTGTTCTTCTGGATGATTTTCATCACGCTGATGTTGCCGGTGGAAGTGCGTATCTTCCCGACGGTGGAAGTGATTGCCAACCTGAAAATGCTCGACAGTTACGCAGGGCTGACGCTACCGCTGATGGCATCGGCAACCGCCACCTTTCTGTTCCGCCAGTTCTTTATGACCCTGCCGGATGAACTGATCGAAGCGGCGCGCATTGACGGCGCTTCGCCGATGCGTTTTTTCCGCGACATCGTGCTGCCGTTGTCGAAAACCAATCTGGCGGCGTTGTTCGTCATCACCTTTATCTACGGCTGGAACCAGTATCTGTGGCCGTTGCTGATTATTACCGACGTCAATCTGGGGACAGCCGTGGCGGGAATCAAAGGCATGATTGCCACCGGCGAAGGCACCACCTTGTGGAATCAGGTGATGGCGGCAATGCTGCTGACCCTCATCCCCCCTGTAGTGATTGTTTTAGCCATGCAGCGCGCGTTTGTGCGCGGCCTGGTCGATAGCGAGAAATAA
- the ugpA gene encoding sn-glycerol-3-phosphate ABC transporter permease UgpA → MSSSRPVFRSRWLPYLLVAPQLAITVIFFIWPAGEALWYSLQSVDPFGLSSQFVGLNNFVTLFHDSYYLDSFWTTIKFSALVTFSGLLVSLFFAALVDYVVRGSRLYQTLMLLPYAVAPAVAAVLWIFLFNPGRGLITHFLEQFGYDWNHAQNSGQAMFLVVFASVWKQISYNFLFFFAALQSIPRSLVEAAAIDGAGPVRRFFKLALPLIAPVSFFLLVVNLVYAFFDTFPVIDAATAGGPVQATTTLIYKIYREGFAGLDLSASAAQSVVLMFLVIILTVVQFRYVESKVRYQ, encoded by the coding sequence ATGTCATCCTCCCGTCCGGTGTTCCGCTCGCGTTGGCTGCCTTATTTGCTGGTTGCGCCACAACTGGCGATCACCGTCATTTTCTTTATCTGGCCTGCGGGCGAAGCGCTGTGGTACTCACTGCAAAGCGTCGATCCATTTGGGCTTTCCAGCCAGTTTGTCGGGCTGAATAATTTCGTCACGCTGTTTCATGACAGCTACTACCTTGACTCCTTCTGGACGACGATCAAATTCAGCGCGCTGGTGACCTTCAGCGGCCTGCTGGTGTCGTTGTTTTTCGCCGCGCTGGTGGATTACGTGGTGCGCGGCAGTCGTTTGTATCAGACGCTGATGCTGCTGCCCTATGCCGTGGCTCCGGCGGTGGCCGCCGTATTGTGGATCTTCCTGTTTAATCCCGGACGTGGACTCATTACCCACTTCCTTGAGCAGTTTGGCTATGACTGGAACCATGCGCAGAACAGCGGACAGGCGATGTTCCTGGTGGTTTTCGCGTCTGTCTGGAAGCAGATTAGTTACAACTTCCTTTTCTTCTTTGCCGCGCTGCAATCGATCCCACGCTCGCTGGTTGAAGCCGCCGCGATCGATGGCGCAGGGCCGGTCCGTCGCTTTTTCAAACTGGCGTTACCGCTGATCGCGCCGGTGAGTTTCTTCCTGTTGGTGGTCAATCTGGTCTACGCCTTCTTCGATACGTTCCCGGTTATCGATGCCGCGACCGCAGGCGGTCCGGTGCAGGCCACCACCACGCTGATTTATAAGATCTATCGTGAAGGGTTTGCCGGGCTGGATCTCTCTGCGTCCGCCGCGCAGTCGGTGGTGCTGATGTTCCTCGTCATCATTCTGACGGTGGTGCAGTTCCGCTACGTGGAAAGTAAGGTGCGTTACCAATGA
- the ugpB gene encoding sn-glycerol-3-phosphate ABC transporter substrate-binding protein UgpB: protein MTSLRHTALGLAVGLAFATNAMAVTTIPFWHSMEGELGKEVDSLAQRFNDTHPDYKIVPVYKGNYEQSLSAGIAAFRTGNAPALLQVYEVGTATMMASKAIKPVYEVFKDAGINFDESQFVPTVSGYYTDSKTGHLLSQPFNSSTPVLYYNKDAFKKAGLDPEQPPKTWQDLADYTAKLKAAGMKCGYASGWQGWIQIENFSAWHGLPVATKNNGFDGTDAVLEFNKPEQVKHIALLEALNKKGDFSYFGRKDESTEKFYNGDCAITTASSGSLADIRHYAKFNYGVGMMPYDADAKGAPQNAIIGGASLWVMQGKDNDTYKGVAEFLDFLAKPENAAEWHQKTGYLPITKAAYDLTREQGYYDKNPGADIATRQMLNKPPLPFTKGLRLGNMPQIRTIVDEELEGVWTGKKTPQQALDAAVERGNQLLRRFEQSTKS from the coding sequence ATGACATCGTTACGACATACAGCTTTGGGTCTGGCGGTTGGGCTGGCTTTTGCGACGAACGCAATGGCCGTTACCACCATTCCGTTCTGGCATTCCATGGAAGGGGAGTTGGGTAAAGAAGTTGACTCCCTGGCGCAACGTTTCAACGACACCCACCCGGATTACAAGATTGTGCCGGTGTACAAAGGTAACTACGAGCAGAGCCTGAGCGCTGGCATCGCCGCGTTCCGTACCGGAAATGCGCCGGCGCTGCTCCAGGTTTATGAAGTCGGCACCGCGACGATGATGGCCTCGAAAGCCATCAAACCGGTCTACGAAGTGTTCAAGGACGCCGGTATTAACTTCGACGAATCGCAGTTTGTACCGACCGTTTCCGGCTACTACACCGATTCGAAAACCGGGCATCTGCTGTCTCAGCCGTTTAACAGCTCCACTCCGGTGCTGTACTACAACAAAGACGCCTTCAAGAAAGCCGGTTTAGATCCGGAGCAGCCGCCGAAAACCTGGCAGGATCTGGCTGACTACACCGCGAAGCTGAAAGCCGCGGGGATGAAGTGTGGCTACGCCAGCGGCTGGCAGGGCTGGATCCAGATTGAAAACTTCAGCGCCTGGCACGGTTTGCCGGTGGCGACCAAAAACAACGGTTTCGACGGCACTGATGCGGTGCTGGAGTTCAATAAGCCGGAGCAGGTGAAACACATCGCGCTGCTGGAAGCACTGAACAAGAAGGGCGATTTCAGCTACTTCGGCCGTAAAGACGAGTCCACCGAGAAGTTCTATAACGGCGATTGCGCCATTACAACCGCCTCTTCCGGATCGCTTGCTGATATCCGTCATTACGCCAAATTCAACTATGGCGTAGGCATGATGCCTTACGATGCGGACGCCAAAGGCGCGCCGCAGAACGCCATCATCGGCGGCGCGAGCCTGTGGGTGATGCAGGGCAAAGACAACGACACTTACAAAGGCGTTGCCGAGTTCCTCGACTTCCTGGCAAAACCGGAAAACGCGGCCGAATGGCATCAGAAGACCGGCTATCTGCCGATCACCAAAGCCGCTTACGATCTGACCCGCGAGCAGGGCTACTATGACAAGAACCCCGGAGCAGATATTGCGACGCGTCAGATGCTGAATAAGCCGCCATTACCGTTCACCAAAGGGCTGCGTCTGGGCAATATGCCGCAGATCCGCACCATTGTTGATGAAGAGCTGGAAGGCGTGTGGACCGGCAAGAAAACCCCGCAGCAGGCGCTGGACGCCGCCGTCGAGCGCGGTAATCAGCTGTTGCGCCGCTTTGAGCAGTCTACGAAGTCTTAA
- the livF gene encoding high-affinity branched-chain amino acid ABC transporter ATP-binding protein LivF, producing MEKVMLSFDKVSAHYGKIQALHEVSLHINQGEIVTLIGANGAGKTTLLGTLCGDPRATSGRIVFDDKDITDWQTAKIMREAVAIVPEGRRVFSRMTVEENLAMGGFFAERDQFQERIKWVYELFPRLHERRIQRAGTMSGGEQQMLAIGRALMSEPRLLLLDEPSLGLAPIIIQQIFDTIEQLREQGMTIFLVEQNANQALKLADRGYVLENGHVVLEDTGDALLANEAVRSAYLGG from the coding sequence ATGGAAAAAGTCATGTTGTCCTTTGACAAAGTCAGTGCCCACTACGGCAAAATTCAGGCGCTACACGAGGTGAGCCTGCACATCAATCAGGGTGAGATTGTGACCCTGATTGGTGCCAACGGCGCCGGGAAAACGACGCTGCTTGGTACGCTGTGCGGCGATCCGCGCGCGACCAGCGGTCGGATTGTGTTTGATGATAAAGACATCACCGACTGGCAAACGGCGAAAATCATGCGTGAAGCGGTAGCGATTGTACCGGAAGGGCGTCGCGTGTTTTCCCGCATGACGGTGGAAGAGAATCTGGCGATGGGCGGCTTCTTTGCCGAGCGCGACCAGTTCCAGGAGCGCATCAAGTGGGTATACGAACTGTTCCCGCGTTTGCATGAGCGTCGTATTCAGCGTGCGGGTACGATGTCCGGCGGTGAACAGCAGATGCTGGCGATTGGTCGCGCGCTGATGAGCGAGCCGCGTCTGCTGCTGCTTGACGAGCCTTCCCTGGGGTTGGCACCGATTATCATCCAGCAGATCTTTGACACCATCGAACAACTGCGCGAGCAGGGAATGACCATCTTCCTTGTTGAGCAGAACGCCAACCAGGCGCTGAAGCTGGCCGATCGCGGCTACGTGCTGGAGAACGGCCATGTCGTTCTCGAGGATACCGGCGACGCGCTTCTGGCCAACGAAGCGGTACGTAGCGCCTATTTAGGCGGTTAA
- the livG gene encoding high-affinity branched-chain amino acid ABC transporter ATP-binding protein LivG yields MSQPLLSVNGLMMRFGGLLAVNNVELELHPQEIVSLIGPNGAGKTTVFNCLTGFYKPTGGTIKLRDQHLEGLPGQQIARMGVVRTFQHVRLFREMTVIENLLVAQHQQLKSGVFSGLLKTPAFRRAQSEALDRAATWLERIGLLEHANRQASNLAYGDQRRLEIARCMVTQPEILMLDEPAAGLNPKETKELDELIAELRNHHNTTILLIEHDMKLVMGISDRIYVVNQGTPLANGTPEQIRNNPDVIRAYLGEA; encoded by the coding sequence ATGAGTCAGCCATTATTATCGGTTAACGGCCTGATGATGCGCTTCGGCGGTCTGCTGGCGGTGAACAACGTTGAACTGGAACTGCATCCGCAGGAAATTGTGTCGCTGATTGGGCCAAACGGCGCCGGTAAGACCACGGTGTTTAACTGCCTGACCGGTTTTTATAAGCCAACGGGCGGCACCATTAAGCTTCGCGATCAGCACCTTGAAGGGCTGCCGGGTCAACAAATTGCCCGTATGGGCGTGGTGCGAACCTTCCAGCACGTACGTCTGTTTCGTGAAATGACGGTGATTGAAAACCTGCTGGTGGCACAGCATCAGCAGCTGAAAAGCGGCGTGTTTTCCGGCCTGCTAAAAACCCCGGCGTTTCGTCGGGCGCAGAGCGAAGCGCTGGATCGCGCGGCCACCTGGCTTGAGCGTATCGGTCTGCTGGAACACGCGAACCGCCAGGCCAGCAACCTGGCCTATGGCGACCAGCGTCGTCTGGAGATCGCCCGCTGTATGGTGACACAGCCAGAGATTCTGATGCTGGATGAACCGGCTGCGGGCCTTAACCCGAAAGAGACCAAAGAGCTGGACGAGCTGATTGCCGAGCTGCGCAACCATCACAACACCACTATCCTGCTGATTGAGCACGATATGAAACTGGTGATGGGGATTTCCGACCGTATTTACGTGGTGAACCAGGGCACGCCGCTGGCGAACGGGACGCCGGAACAGATTCGTAATAACCCGGACGTGATCCGTGCCTATTTAGGTGAAGCATAA
- the livM gene encoding branched chain amino acid ABC transporter permease LivM has protein sequence MKPMHFAMALLSAAMFFVLAGVFMGVQLQLDGTKLVVDTATDIRWQWVFIGTAVVFFFQMLRPIFLKSLKSVSGPKFILPAIDGSTVKQKLFLIALLVIAVAWPFMVSRGTVDIATLTMIYIILGLGLNVVVGLSGLLVLGYGGFYAIGAYTFALLNHYYGLGFWTCLPLAGLVSAAAGFLLGFPVLRLRGDYLAIVTLGFGEIVRILLLNNTEITGGPNGISQIPKPTLFGLEFSRSAREGGWDTFSNFFNVKYDPSDRVIFLYLVALLLVVLSLFVINRLLRMPLGRAWEALREDEIACRSLGLSPTRIKLTAFTISAAFAGFAGTLFAARQGFVSPESFTFAESAFVLAIVVLGGMGSQFAVILAAILLVVSRELMRDFNEYSMLMLGGLMVLMMIWRPQGLLPMTRPQLKLKNGEAKGEQA, from the coding sequence ATGAAACCGATGCATTTTGCGATGGCGTTGCTCTCTGCCGCGATGTTTTTCGTCCTCGCGGGCGTCTTTATGGGCGTTCAGTTGCAACTGGATGGCACGAAACTGGTGGTGGATACCGCCACCGACATCCGCTGGCAGTGGGTGTTTATCGGGACTGCCGTGGTCTTTTTCTTCCAGATGCTGCGGCCGATCTTCCTGAAGAGCCTGAAGAGCGTCTCCGGACCGAAGTTTATTCTGCCAGCCATTGATGGCTCAACCGTGAAGCAGAAGCTGTTCCTGATTGCGCTGCTGGTGATTGCCGTGGCGTGGCCGTTTATGGTGTCACGCGGCACGGTGGATATCGCTACGCTGACCATGATTTACATCATCCTCGGTCTGGGGCTGAACGTTGTCGTGGGGCTCTCCGGCCTGCTGGTTCTGGGCTATGGCGGCTTCTACGCGATTGGCGCGTACACCTTCGCGCTGTTGAACCACTATTACGGTCTCGGCTTCTGGACCTGCCTTCCGCTGGCAGGGCTGGTTTCGGCGGCGGCGGGCTTCCTGCTGGGCTTCCCGGTGCTGCGCCTGCGCGGCGATTACCTGGCGATTGTGACGCTGGGCTTCGGTGAGATCGTCCGTATTCTGCTGCTCAACAATACGGAAATCACCGGCGGTCCGAACGGCATCAGCCAGATCCCGAAACCGACGCTGTTCGGCCTCGAGTTTAGCCGCAGCGCACGTGAAGGCGGTTGGGATACTTTCAGCAACTTCTTCAATGTGAAATATGACCCGTCTGACCGCGTGATTTTCCTCTATCTGGTCGCGCTGTTGCTGGTGGTGCTAAGTCTGTTTGTGATTAACCGTCTGCTGCGCATGCCGCTGGGACGGGCGTGGGAAGCGCTGCGTGAAGATGAGATCGCCTGTCGCTCTCTGGGCTTAAGCCCAACGCGCATCAAGCTGACCGCCTTTACCATCAGCGCCGCGTTTGCCGGTTTCGCTGGCACGCTGTTCGCGGCGCGTCAGGGTTTTGTCAGCCCCGAGTCGTTCACCTTTGCCGAGTCGGCGTTTGTACTGGCGATCGTGGTACTCGGCGGGATGGGCTCACAGTTTGCGGTGATCCTTGCGGCTATCCTGCTGGTGGTCTCCCGCGAGCTGATGCGTGACTTCAATGAATACAGCATGTTGATGCTGGGTGGTTTGATGGTACTGATGATGATCTGGCGTCCGCAGGGCTTGCTGCCGATGACCCGTCCACAGTTAAAGCTGAAAAACGGGGAAGCGAAAGGAGAGCAGGCATGA
- the livH gene encoding high-affinity branched-chain amino acid ABC transporter permease LivH, with translation MSEQFLYFLQQMFNGVTLGSTYALIAIGYTMVYGIIGMINFAHGEVYMISSYVSFMIIAALMMMGIDTSWLLVAAGFIGAIIIASAYGWSIERVAYRPVRSSKRLIALISAIGMSIFLQNYVSLTEGSRDVALPSLFNGQWVVGASENFSASITTMQLVIWIVTFLAMLALTIFIRYSRMGRACRACAEDLKMASLLGINTDRVIALTFVIGAAMAAVAGVLLGQFYGVINPYIGFMAGMKAFTAAVLGGIGSIPGAMIGGLILGVAEALSSAYLSTEYKDVVSFALLILVLLVMPTGILGRPEVEKV, from the coding sequence ATGTCCGAGCAGTTCCTCTATTTCTTGCAGCAGATGTTTAACGGCGTCACGCTGGGAAGCACCTACGCGCTGATCGCTATCGGTTACACCATGGTGTACGGCATTATCGGCATGATCAACTTCGCCCATGGCGAGGTGTACATGATCAGTAGCTATGTCTCTTTTATGATTATCGCGGCACTCATGATGATGGGGATTGATACCAGCTGGCTGCTGGTGGCGGCCGGATTCATTGGGGCGATTATCATTGCCAGCGCCTACGGCTGGAGCATCGAGCGGGTGGCTTATCGGCCCGTCCGCAGTTCCAAACGTCTGATTGCGCTTATCTCCGCCATTGGGATGTCCATCTTCCTGCAAAACTACGTCAGCCTGACGGAAGGTTCGCGCGACGTGGCGCTGCCCAGCCTGTTCAACGGACAATGGGTGGTGGGTGCCAGCGAAAACTTCTCCGCCTCGATCACGACCATGCAACTGGTTATCTGGATTGTGACCTTCCTGGCGATGCTGGCGCTGACCATTTTTATCCGTTACTCCCGCATGGGACGAGCCTGCCGCGCCTGCGCGGAAGATCTGAAAATGGCCAGCCTGCTCGGGATTAACACTGACCGCGTGATTGCGCTGACCTTTGTGATTGGCGCGGCGATGGCGGCGGTAGCGGGTGTGCTGCTCGGACAATTCTACGGGGTGATAAACCCTTATATCGGCTTTATGGCCGGGATGAAAGCCTTCACCGCCGCGGTTCTCGGCGGGATCGGCAGCATCCCTGGCGCGATGATCGGCGGCCTGATTCTGGGCGTCGCGGAAGCGCTTTCTTCTGCTTATCTGAGTACGGAATACAAAGACGTGGTGTCGTTCGCCCTGCTGATTCTGGTACTGCTGGTGATGCCGACCGGGATTCTGGGTCGTCCGGAGGTAGAGAAAGTATGA
- the livK gene encoding high-affinity branched-chain amino acid ABC transporter substrate-binding protein LivK — protein sequence MKRNAKTIIAGVIALAMSQAAMAEEIKVAVVGAMSGPVAQWGDMEFNGARQAIKDINAKGGIKGDKLVGVEYDDACDPKQAVAVANKIVNDGIQYVIGHLCSSSTQPASDIYEDEGILMISPGATNPELTQRGYAHIMRTAGLDSSQGPTAAKYILEQVKPQRIAIIHDKQQYGEGLARSVQDTLKAANANIVFFDGITAGEKDFSALLARLKKENIDFVYYGGYYPEMGQMLRQARSVGLKTTFMGPEGVGNASLSNIAGEAAEGMLVTMPKRYDQDPANKAIVDALKADKKDPTGPYVWITYAAVQSLATALDRSGSKAPLDLVKDLKANGADTVIGPLKWDEKGDLKGFEFGVFQWHADGSSTAAK from the coding sequence ATGAAACGGAATGCGAAAACGATCATCGCAGGGGTGATTGCACTGGCGATGTCGCAGGCGGCGATGGCAGAAGAGATTAAAGTTGCCGTTGTCGGCGCGATGTCAGGTCCGGTAGCCCAGTGGGGCGACATGGAATTTAACGGCGCACGGCAGGCCATTAAAGACATCAATGCGAAAGGCGGCATCAAAGGCGACAAACTGGTGGGCGTGGAATATGACGATGCCTGCGATCCTAAACAGGCCGTGGCAGTGGCGAACAAAATCGTCAATGACGGCATTCAGTATGTGATTGGTCACCTCTGCTCTTCTTCTACTCAGCCTGCGTCGGATATCTACGAAGACGAAGGCATTCTGATGATCTCGCCGGGTGCGACTAACCCCGAACTGACGCAGCGCGGCTACGCGCACATCATGCGTACCGCCGGGCTGGACTCCTCTCAGGGACCGACCGCAGCAAAGTATATTCTTGAGCAGGTAAAACCGCAGCGTATCGCTATCATTCACGACAAACAACAGTACGGTGAAGGGCTGGCGCGTTCCGTTCAGGACACGCTGAAAGCGGCAAACGCCAATATCGTCTTCTTTGATGGCATCACCGCAGGCGAGAAAGATTTCTCCGCGCTGCTCGCGCGCCTGAAAAAAGAGAACATCGACTTTGTGTATTACGGCGGCTACTACCCGGAAATGGGACAGATGCTGCGCCAGGCGCGCTCCGTCGGGCTGAAAACCACGTTCATGGGGCCGGAAGGCGTGGGCAATGCGTCGCTGTCGAACATTGCCGGTGAAGCGGCCGAAGGTATGCTGGTCACCATGCCAAAACGCTATGACCAGGATCCGGCCAACAAAGCGATTGTTGATGCGCTGAAAGCCGATAAAAAAGATCCCACCGGTCCGTACGTGTGGATAACCTACGCCGCCGTGCAGTCACTGGCAACGGCACTGGATCGTTCTGGCAGCAAAGCGCCGCTGGATCTGGTGAAAGATTTGAAAGCAAACGGTGCAGATACCGTGATTGGGCCGCTGAAATGGGATGAAAAAGGCGATCTGAAGGGATTTGAATTTGGTGTCTTCCAGTGGCATGCGGACGGTTCGTCCACCGCCGCCAAATAA
- the panM gene encoding aspartate 1-decarboxylase autocleavage activator PanM: MKLTIIRLEHFSDQDLIDLGKIWPEYSAASLSVDETHRIYAARFNERLLGAVRVTLSGAQGALDSLRIRDVTQRRGVGRYLVEEVLHDNPDVSSWWMADVGVEDRNVMAAFMQVLGFTPQQNGWEKR; this comes from the coding sequence ATGAAGCTGACCATCATTCGTTTAGAACACTTTAGCGATCAGGACCTGATCGACCTGGGCAAAATCTGGCCGGAGTATTCCGCCGCCTCTTTAAGCGTAGATGAAACACATCGGATCTACGCAGCGCGATTTAATGAGCGGTTGTTAGGTGCCGTAAGGGTCACTCTGAGCGGCGCTCAGGGCGCGCTCGATTCGCTGCGCATCCGTGACGTCACGCAGCGTCGGGGAGTGGGGAGATATCTGGTCGAAGAGGTGCTCCATGATAATCCGGACGTCTCATCCTGGTGGATGGCGGATGTCGGCGTGGAAGACCGAAACGTCATGGCGGCGTTTATGCAGGTACTGGGCTTTACCCCACAGCAGAACGGCTGGGAAAAGCGATAA